The genomic DNA GGAAGTAGTTTTCTCCGAACTCTTCCCCCTGCCAGAGCATAGGGATCCCCTTGCTCATCAGGGTGGCGATGAGATAGGGCTGCAACTGGTACCACCGGTTACGGTCTCCCTCCAGGAACAGGGGATTTCCCGCCTCATCCGGGTTGATGAGACCGAAGTTACACAGAAATCGCTCGTGATCGTGGTTTTCGATGTACTGCAGCGCTGTTTTGGGGATGATATCGCCGTTGCTGCGTTCTTCCTCGGTGTAACCGAAGAGTCCGAGCGAAAGTCCGTAGTCGGCCAGCCTCCCGCGATTGCCATGGGCTACGGCTTTTGCAGCATCGTACGTGCGGTTTTGCCAGGTACAGTTGGAATAGGTCGAACGGAGGATCTCCTCCGGCCCTTCGAGCTGCTCGGCGCATTGAATCAGTTTGATGGGCGCTCCGGTTTCGGAGGAAAAACGATCCCAATAGGGCTGATGGAGTGCAATCTTGTTTTTGGTGAGTTGGTACGTGTCGAAGACGAGATTTGCATAGCCGACGCCCATGGGACCGTCCCAATAATTCGGCACACAGTCGTAGCGGATACCGTCGATGTGATAGACCTCCAGCCAATGGTGATTCACGCTGAAGAAATAGTCCCGCGTGAATTGCCGGGTGAAGTCTGTGCTTTTGCCGAAATTGCTGAAATAGTCCTTGGCAAAGGGGCCCATAAAGGGATTTTCGCGATATCTGAGGCGCGTATAGGCATCGAAATATGGGAAATCGACACCGGTGTGGCCGTACACCATGTCGACAATGACGGCGATGCTGTGTTGATGCGCTATGTCGACGAACTGCTGAAAATCGGAGCGCTTCCCGAATCGCTCATCCACGCCGAAGTACCCGATCGGCAGATAACCCCAGTCGACTGAGATGCCCACGTTGGACAAGGGCATCACCTGGATGGCGTTTACACCCAGATCGGCCAGATAAGCCAGAAGATTGTCGGCCTGCTCGAGGCTTCCACCGAATTCGGCGATGTTGATTTCATACAGGACCACATCAGCCGGTTCGGGCGCTCGCCAGTCTCGTTCGGAGGCACTCCAGGTATACGGTTGATAGCCGAGGGTGAAGGCGGATAATTTCCCCAGACCGAACTCACGAGCACAGGGATCGATAATCCAGTCCAGGCTGCCCACCTGTGGGTTATCAATTCGATAGCGATAGAGATAGCGGCCATTGGTCCCCCATGCCGAACCATTTGTCGGAGGGGGCGACGTCGCAATCGGTACGGTGGCGGACCAAAAATCACCGTAGGGAGGTCGAACGCTGTGCGTCATAGAGAATTCGCTGGGCGGGATATGCTGCTGAAACTGATCGTGCTCGTGAATGATTTTGACGGTGACCGCGTTTCCGTCGGTTGCAGAGACCCACGGCAGCCACAACCCAAACGTGATTGTCCCGTTGTGTTCAATTGCTCCGAGATCGTTGAGAGGAAGCAGCATCGATGCCATCGTAACAATCTCCTCTACGCTCAAGGTCAATACGTATTGAGTACCGGAATGGGCACAGAATAAGATGTGGACCACCTGCTTGATTCGGATCCGCGTGACAGGTCCTAGCCATAGAGGGCCATCAAACCGGTCTTTACATTGCTGGGAACATTCAACTGAGCTCGAATGTTCTTCAGGAACCCAGGATCATCAGCAACCGTCAGTGGATCCAACGTAAGCGGCTCGACGACTTGTGAGAGCGGCACGGCCGCACGCTCCAACTCTCGGGTGGCCCCTGTAAGTTCTCCCTCACCCCGCAGAGGCAATCGTGGGCGGAGATCAACGCCAGAATCATCAAGCTCATCAAGGGCCAGTGTCCATTCCTGAGCAATCGGCATTCTACTAACGATGGCGGACAACCTGGACCGGGGACGCGATGAAGACGCTTCCAATTCGACAGCCAATGCAGGCAGCTGTTGTAATGCCTCTTGCAGTATTTCGGCTGCAGCACTCAACGTAAGAACCGACACGACAGGATCGGTAGTCTCCTGTCTCAGGAAGAGCGTTCGCTCACGTCTCCCGACTCGAATGGTTTCACCAACGGCTCCCAACCGTCGCATGAGACTGGGTAATCCATAGCGCGCCACGCCGTTGATCATCACCAGTCGAATCGCCGTTTCCTTCGCTTTGATCAGGCTCTCGTAAGGATCGCCCGACTCACCGGCAATCACGACAAGATCGGCGCGTTTGCCGGCTTCGAGCGATCCAAGAGTCTGATCCCATTGCAAGATCGAAGCGGCTTGCCGAGTCGCCATCGAGACGATGTCTCGTTCAGTGAACACGTTCCCATTTTTTTGACTGATCAACCAGGCCACCTTCAGCTCTCCCAGAAGATTCTTGCTGCCCGATGGCGACCAGTCTGAACCAATTCCTATCCGTACTCCGGCTTCCTTCGCTGCTGTGACATTCGCGGTCTGACCATACAAGAGCAGGTTGCTCAAGGGCGACCAAACCATCGCCCCCTGCTTGTGTCCGTAGATCGTGAAATCTTCCGCCTGCAATGCGGCACAATGGATTCCCGCCAGCTGTTTCCCGATCGCCCATTGCTTGTCCGATAGTTGCAGCGCAAGGAAATGCTTACGCGCACGCTCATCGACCCCTTCACTGAGGTGCAAGAGGAAACAAGTCGCTTTCTCGAGGCGTTTCAAGAATCGATTCGCATCTTTGGCATCGATGTCAGCCACCCGGGTCTCGGCTTCCGGTAAAGCATCTTCGTCCGTCTGCTCCACGTTCCGCACAATGCCACGGTAATAGCGTCTGATCCCGGCGTTACTGAATAATTGAATCCCCTGGCTTGTCGTTACGCCTCCGAGCAAACTTTTGCATTCCACATACCGAACCAATGCGGGCACTAACTCCGGACTTTTTCCCAGAATCTGCATCGGTCCGCTGATCAATTTTCGGTACTCAGGGATCCCGGACCATTGATCGCGGTTGCTGTATTGTTTGGGCACTTGCCAGAGTTGAAGCGCGTTGTACGCGAGATGATTGTGCAGCTCGATAAACCCCGGGAAAATCGTCCCACCGACATCTATGACGGGCACGGCTCCGAATCCAGCCGGACGAGGCGCCTGTGAT from Nitrospira sp. includes the following:
- a CDS encoding 1,4-alpha-glucan branching enzyme; translation: MASMLLPLNDLGAIEHNGTITFGLWLPWVSATDGNAVTVKIIHEHDQFQQHIPPSEFSMTHSVRPPYGDFWSATVPIATSPPPTNGSAWGTNGRYLYRYRIDNPQVGSLDWIIDPCAREFGLGKLSAFTLGYQPYTWSASERDWRAPEPADVVLYEINIAEFGGSLEQADNLLAYLADLGVNAIQVMPLSNVGISVDWGYLPIGYFGVDERFGKRSDFQQFVDIAHQHSIAVIVDMVYGHTGVDFPYFDAYTRLRYRENPFMGPFAKDYFSNFGKSTDFTRQFTRDYFFSVNHHWLEVYHIDGIRYDCVPNYWDGPMGVGYANLVFDTYQLTKNKIALHQPYWDRFSSETGAPIKLIQCAEQLEGPEEILRSTYSNCTWQNRTYDAAKAVAHGNRGRLADYGLSLGLFGYTEEERSNGDIIPKTALQYIENHDHERFLCNFGLINPDEAGNPLFLEGDRNRWYQLQPYLIATLMSKGIPMLWQGEEFGENYFLPDYGAGRVGMLRPLRWDYFYDEAGRSLVTLVRKLLRIRHQRPQLRRGSYFFFNHWDRYLSQGILLFARYLNAQYTLVAMNTSDSDRTVPFWFPVGGNYVEELHGGSLNLHDIVPLQETFLTIPSNYGRIWTAE